The stretch of DNA GTACTCTTTAACCGTAGAGGTAAGACAGTGGATCCAAAATCTACCTCCTAATTCCATCCATACTTGGGTCGAGCTTGTCCTAGCTTTCCTAACAAAGTGGTTCCCACAAAGCAAGAAGTCTGAGCTTCAGgataaaattttcttcttcaagcaATTACCGGGAGAGCACCTACATGAGGCATAGGCTAGATTCAAGCTATATTTGGTGAGGTCACCGAATCATGATTTTCCGGATACTATTTTGTTGGAGAAGTTTTACATGGACTTGGATCCTATGAATCAATCCATAGCCAAAAATGCGGCGAATGGATCATTTATGGATAAAATATTTGCTAGGGTCACACAAATCCTCGACAAGATGGCCGAACATAACTAAGTTTGGCACTCGGAAGACACCACGGGTGGAATTGCATATGGTACTCCTTCCTTGACCAACATGATTAAGGAGAACCAAGAAAGAGATCAAGTAATTATCGGGCTTACTACCAATGTCAACGTGTTGACAAAAATATTCATTGAAAGCCAAACAAAAAAGGTGAATGTTGTGGAAGATGTGCAACCAATGTCAAATGAGGAATACGAATAAGTAAATTATGTCAACAATTCACAAGGAAGATATCAAAGATAACCCTACCAAGGTTCAGGACAACAACACCAATGGAGATCTAAACCGCAAGGGCAAGGCAACCAACAATGGCGAAACGACCAAggtagttcaaatcaaagaaattggagtaacaataacaataatttttcaaaTCAGAGTTCAAACCCCTATGTTCCACCAAAGGGGCAATATTCTAGCTCTCCACATTGGAAAGAGAGTTCGTCAAGTGAGTCCAAGTTGGAAAACATGCTTGAAAGAGTATTGCTAAAAACAAGAGAGATCAGACACTTCAATGAAAAATATGACCGAGCTTGTGGGTTCTTACACTGCATCTATTCAAAAGTTGGAGATGCAAATGAGGGATTTCTCAAGAGAACAAAATCCGAAGCAAAACGGCACGCTCCCAAGTGATACAATTGCAAACCCAAAAGGTAGTGGGAGCAGCCCAACCTCTCGTTGTATGGACATTACAACTTGAAGTGGGAAACTACTTCAAGGAGAGAATGAACAAGTGGTCGAAGTGGAAGATTCTTAATAAGAAGTCAAGGCACAAGTTGAGGTGCCAAATGTTGTTGAAGTTGAAAGACTCTCGAATAAGGTAAAAGCTCAAGAAGTGAACCATTAAGAGGTTAAGGAAAAGGTAATAGAGGCACCAAAACCTCTAGCACCAATTCCTAGACCTCCCCATCTTTTACCTCAAAGAATAGCTAGAAGGGTTGATGATAGCAAACTAGAGAAGTTCTATGACATACTAAAGCAACTATCGGTGAATATTTCatttgtggaagcatttcaaTAGATGCCGGGTTTTGCTAAATACTTGAAAGACTTGATCACTAAAAAGAAAACCACCAAGAATGAAGTGGTGAATGTCACTCACCGGGTTAGTTCCATCATTGCAACAACGGTCGTCCAAAAGAAAGAGGACCTGGGAGCTTTCacaattccatgcactattggaTTGTGTGACTTTGCACGAGCCCTTTGTGATAATTGGGCTAGCATCAACTTGATGCCCCTTTCTATCTACAAGCTAGCGGGATTGGGAATGCCCAGGCCTACAAGTATGTGGTTGCAAATGGACGACCGTTCGATAAAGCGACCGGTGGTAATAGTTGATGATGTGCTTGTGAAAGTGGGGAAGTTTATCCTTCCCGCCGACTTTGTTATTCTCGATTGTATTGTTGATAAAGAGATCCCTATCATCTTTGAGAGACCATTCCTTTCTACCGGGAGAGCACTTAGGactcagaatgaaatgagattaAGTTCTGAGTTAATGATGAATAAGTTACCTTTCAATCAAACAAGGGTATAAATTGCCACATGCATATGAGAGTATCTCAGTCATTGATGTTGTTGATGTGGTAGAGGATGTCGTCGAGGTGAAGATGGAAGAGGAATGCCTTGGTGAGGCATTGGCGGCTATTTTGGTAAATTTTGATGGTGAGGACATGGAAGGATATGTGGAATCAGTGATGCATTGGAAGGGCTTGGGTCATACACTTATGTACTAAAGAAGCTTTCTCTTGACT from Nicotiana tomentosiformis chromosome 11, ASM39032v3, whole genome shotgun sequence encodes:
- the LOC138902067 gene encoding uncharacterized protein — encoded protein: MPGFAKYLKDLITKKKTTKNEVVNVTHRVSSIIATTVVQKKEDLGAFTIPCTIGLCDFARALCDNWASINLMPLSIYKLAGLGMPRPTSMWLQMDDRSIKRPVVIVDDVLVKVGKFILPADFVILDWYKLPHAYESISVIDVVDVVEDVVEVKMEEECLGEALAAILVNFDGEDMEGYVESVMHWKGLGHTLMY